Proteins encoded within one genomic window of Cryptococcus neoformans var. grubii H99 chromosome 4, complete sequence:
- a CDS encoding cytochrome c oxidase subunit 5b, with protein sequence MASAIRSLRTALPALRRTLPAPAFTARAFSISAARSAGHGPPQLLGPGAKAGEVPNDENQSTGLERFELLGNLEGVDVFDMKPLEVTRLGTVEDPIPIYSLFPERQIGCTGFPVDSHDTIWLNVNHTLKNHRCPECGSVYTLNFQGDEALLHGGGHHH encoded by the exons ATGGCCTCTGCTATTCGATCCCTTCGCACCGCCCTCCCCGCCCTCCGACGAACCCTCCCCGCCCCGGCCTTCACCGCTAGagccttctccatctctgccgCCAGGTCTGCCGGCCACGGCCCTCCCCAGTTGCTTGGTCCTGGTGCCAAGGCCGGTGAAGTGCCCAACGA CGAGAACCAGTCTACTGGTCTCGAGCGATTCGAACTCCTCGGTAACCTTGAGGGTGTCGACGTTTTCGACATGAAGCCTCTTGAGGTTACCCGACTTGGTACTGTTGAGGACCCTATTCCCATCTACTCTCTC TTCCCCGAGCGACAGATTGGCTGCACTGGTTTCCCCGTTGACTCCCACGACACTATTTGGCTCAACGTCAACCACACCTTGAAGAACCACCGATGCCCCGAGTGCGGTTCCG TTTACACCCTCAACTTCCAGGGTGACGAGGCTCTCCTCCACGGTGGCGGTCACCACCACTAA